The genomic window GACGCTATACCCGCCGCAAGCGATCCTCTCCGGAACGCCCGGGCAGGATTGGGGCATCATTCTCATGATGTCGTCCCTGATCCTGTTCATCATCGGCTTCACCATGGGCGGACTGAACTATGTGGTCACGGTGCTCCAGGCGCGCACCCGCGGCATGACGTTGATGCGCTTGCCGCTGACGGTGTGGGGCATTTTCACGGCGACCGTGATGGCGCTCTTGGCATTCCCTGCCCTGTTCGTTGCCTCGGTCATGCTGCTGCTCGACCGTCTGCTCGGAACCAGCTTCTTCATGCCTTCGCTCGTCGAGATGGGCACGCTGTCGAAATATGGCGGCGGCAGCCCGCTGCTCTTCCAGCACCTGTTCTGGTTCTTCGGCCACCCCGAAGTCTATATCGTCGCCCTGCCCGCCTTCGGCATCGTCTCCGATCTGATCAGCACGCATGCGCGCAAGAACATCTTTGGTTACCGCATGATGGTCTGGGCGATCGTGGCCATCGGCGCGCTCAGCTTCATCGTATGGGCGCACCACATGTATGTGAGCGGCATGTTCCCGCAATTCGGGTACTTCTTTGCCACCACGACGCTCATCATCGCAATCCCCACCGCGATTAAGGTCTACAACTGGGTGCTGACCCTGTGGCGCGGCGACATCCATCTCACGGTGCCGATGCTGTTCGCCCTCGGCTTCATCATCACCTTCGTGAACGGCGGGCTCACCGGCCTTTTCCTCGGCAACGTCGTCGTGGACGTGCCCCTCTCGGACACCATGTTCGTGGTCGCGCATTTCCACATGGTGATGGGCGTGGCGCCGATCATGGTCGTGCTCGGCGCGATCTATCATTGGTACCCCAAGATCACGGGGCGGATGCTGAACCAGGCTCTCGGCAAGTTTCACTTCTGGGTCACCTTCCTCGGCGCCTACCTGATCTTCTTCCCCATGCACTACCTTGGACTGCTCGGGGTTCCGCGCCGGTATTTCGAACTCGGGGATGCGGCCTTCATCCCGTCCTCGGCCCATTCGCTGAACGCCTTCATCTCCGTGGTGGCCTTGACCGTCGGCTTCAGCCAGATGGTGTTCCTGTTCAATCTGGCCTGGAGCTTGTTCAAAGGTGAGGCCTCGGGCGGCAACCCGTGGCGGGCGACGACGCTGGAGTGGCAGACGCCGGAGACGCCTCCAGGGCACGGCAATTGGGGCAAGGAGCTCCCGGTCGTGTACCGCTGGGCCTATGACTACAGTGTGCCCGGAGCCGCGGAGGACTTCATACCGCAGAACCAGCCGCCGCACGCGACGCAGCGCGTTCAGGGAGCTGCTTCGTGAGCGCCATCATCCTGTTCCTGGCTGTGCTTGCGGTGATCGCCGGATGGTGGCTGTCGCAGCAGCGGCTGACGGCCAAGCCATGGCTGGAGGAAGGCCCGATCGGTGACTTCCCGGGCGGCGATGCTATGACCTGGCCGGCAGCGAAGGTCGGACTTGGCGTGTTTCTCGCCGTCGCGAGCGCATTATTCGTCCTCTTCATCAGCGCCTACTCGATGCGCATGAGCGTGGTGGACTGGCGACCGCTGCCGATACCGCGACTGCTGTGGGTCAACACCGGCGTCCTGGTCCTGAGCAGCGTCGCGCTGCAATGGTCGTATGTGGCGGCACGCCGAGACGATGCTGAAGGCGTCATGATCGGCCTGCTCGCTGGCGGAGCATCTGCCGTGATCTTCCTTGCCGGACAGCTCCTGGCCTGGCAACGGCTCGGGGCTGCCGGATATTTCGTGGCGTCCAATCCGGCGAATTCCTTCTTCTACCTGTTGACCGCAGTGCACGGGCTGCATCTGACGGGCGGTCTGGTGGCCTTGGGCCGAACCTCAGCCAAGATGTGGCGCGGCGCCGAGATCGCCGACATGCGCTTGAGCGTGGAGCTGTGCGCCATCTACTGGCACTTCCTGCTGCTGGTCTGGCTCGTCCTGCTCGGTCTTCTCACGGGCTGGACGGACGATTTCGTCAACATCTGCCGCCAATTGCTGAGCTAGGGAGGCGAGACCAGATGGCTGCGACCATGCTGACAAATCCGGGCCAATCGCCTGCGCGGCTTGAAGGCTGGCGCGGCATCGCCGCCGACTGGGCGTCCGATCAGCGCGCCTTCAAGAACGTGTCCTGGGGCAAGGCCATGATGTGGATCTTCCTCCTCAGCGACACCTTCATCTTCAGTTGCTTCCTGCTCTCCTACATGACGGCGCGGATGTCGACGACCGTGCCCTGGCCCAATCCCAGCGAGGTCTTCGCCCTCAACATCGCCGGCAAGCACATTCCGCTGATCCTGATCGCCATCATGACGTTTATCCTGATCAGCAGCAGCGGCACCATGGCGATGGCCGTCAATTTCGGCTACCGCCGCGATCGCGTCAGAACCGCGGCCTTGATGCTGGCCACGGCAGCCTTCGGCGCAACCTTCGTCGGAATGCAGGCCTTCGAATGGACCAAGCTGATCATGGAGGGCGTTCGTCCCTGGGGCAATCCATGGGGTGCCCCGCAG from Bradyrhizobium zhanjiangense includes these protein-coding regions:
- a CDS encoding heme-copper oxidase subunit III family protein is translated as MAATMLTNPGQSPARLEGWRGIAADWASDQRAFKNVSWGKAMMWIFLLSDTFIFSCFLLSYMTARMSTTVPWPNPSEVFALNIAGKHIPLILIAIMTFILISSSGTMAMAVNFGYRRDRVRTAALMLATAAFGATFVGMQAFEWTKLIMEGVRPWGNPWGAPQFGASFFMITGFHGTHVTIGVIFLIAIARKVFRGDFDVERRGFFTSRKGYYEIVEIMGLYWHFVDLVWVFIFAFFYLW
- a CDS encoding cbb3-type cytochrome c oxidase subunit I → MVDIPYEGIPGIPPAEVPDVELYHPRSWWTRYVFSQDAKVIAIQYSLTATAIGLVALVLSWLMRLQLGFPGTFSFIDANQYLQFITMHGMIMVIYLLTALFLGGFGNYLIPLMVGARDMVFPYVNMLSYWVYLLAVLVLASTFFVPGGPTGAGWTLYPPQAILSGTPGQDWGIILMMSSLILFIIGFTMGGLNYVVTVLQARTRGMTLMRLPLTVWGIFTATVMALLAFPALFVASVMLLLDRLLGTSFFMPSLVEMGTLSKYGGGSPLLFQHLFWFFGHPEVYIVALPAFGIVSDLISTHARKNIFGYRMMVWAIVAIGALSFIVWAHHMYVSGMFPQFGYFFATTTLIIAIPTAIKVYNWVLTLWRGDIHLTVPMLFALGFIITFVNGGLTGLFLGNVVVDVPLSDTMFVVAHFHMVMGVAPIMVVLGAIYHWYPKITGRMLNQALGKFHFWVTFLGAYLIFFPMHYLGLLGVPRRYFELGDAAFIPSSAHSLNAFISVVALTVGFSQMVFLFNLAWSLFKGEASGGNPWRATTLEWQTPETPPGHGNWGKELPVVYRWAYDYSVPGAAEDFIPQNQPPHATQRVQGAAS
- a CDS encoding cytochrome c oxidase subunit 3 yields the protein MSAIILFLAVLAVIAGWWLSQQRLTAKPWLEEGPIGDFPGGDAMTWPAAKVGLGVFLAVASALFVLFISAYSMRMSVVDWRPLPIPRLLWVNTGVLVLSSVALQWSYVAARRDDAEGVMIGLLAGGASAVIFLAGQLLAWQRLGAAGYFVASNPANSFFYLLTAVHGLHLTGGLVALGRTSAKMWRGAEIADMRLSVELCAIYWHFLLLVWLVLLGLLTGWTDDFVNICRQLLS